ACCCGTACTCCGCATCCTCCCCCGCGGCGGCCTCGGGGGCAGAGACGGCCCCGGAAACGGGTTCGTTCGTTCGCGAGCCTCCCCCTTCGCCGCCGGAGAAGGCGATCGCGGAGGAGGCGGAGGGTGAAGCCATGGAAGCGGGTGGGCGAAGATGGTTCGACGCAGTGCGAACCCCACGACCGCGAGAtggagagcagcggcagcggcagaacGATGGGCCTGAAACGAGGTGTCTTATCATAGGGGGAGGGGAATCGGGAACGGGGAACGGGAAGCGCTTATGTTAATGTGGGCACCCTTTCATGCAACCGCTGAAGCACGCCACCGTCCATTCCACGCCCGCTTTCCACATCGACGGCGGACCGTTGACATGGACAATTCGGATTAGTCGCCTTCCCTTTATTTTAAGCCGCCATGAAAGAGAGAGGAAATAAAATGAAATGAGACTGTAAATGTTTGTCTTAATTATTGAGGGGTttgttatatataaataaatatatatgactTATCTAAAGATGGTGTATTCGACTACGTcttcaaatatttaaatattttatatatgtcgCTCTCATTAGGACGCatacaataataataaactaaagtTAATCACTCTTCATAATtatcaataattttaaaaaagtATTAATATTTGCAAATATCTAATCCatttcttttatcattttaagCAATcgtttaaattttttaaacttaaataaattataatattataaaattattaagaaatatatttaatatttttaaaaatattaactatagaaattcaatatatatatatatatatatatatatatatatatatatatatattcaattttagtgCTATTACTAATATTTCTTTGGGGATGTTTGCATTCAGAAAAAACATTCACATAAACATTGAGAAACCAGAATTTAGGGTGCCATTGCAGATGATAAAGTAAGAAGTTGGAAGATGAAAGTAATAGAAAGACAAATGAGATCTAAACATGGATTTCAAAAGATGCATGGAAACAGCAACACAAAGCTTTCATCATTAGATTGACCAACAATTACAACATGTATGTACAGATGATTCCTTCTACTCTGCCAAACCAGAGAATAAGATACATCAAACATCTTACATCAACCTAAGCCTTCTTAACAGGAGCTACTGCAGAGGAGGGATGATCGATCCACTTGATTGTCACATACAACTCACCAGACTCGACATCGCAAAGCCTCAGACATGCGTCCATCACGATCTCGCCATTGACGTACGTGATACAACTACTGGCCAGGAGGCAATTATCGCAATCTGGAGCCACTTTCCGCAGCTTGGTCTCGCCTGAGGTGAGCTGCAGAGCCCGTTTGAGCTTCGAAGCTGAGAGAAGGGGCTGGAGGTCGAGGAAGGCATGACCCATCTTGTCATCTGACTTGAACCTGTCTCGATCAAACACCTCCTGAGGAAAAGTTTAATGAGACTAAATCAACTTTGTTTCGAGGAAGAAATGTATGGTTCTTCTGCTGAACTATAAGATGTTTGAGGATACAGTGTGCACATAGAGTTCCACACTCTTTCTCAAAAACCAAAAAATCTATCGAGTTATGTTGTTGTATGACTAAGTTATTCGGTGTAAAACAAAATAGCTCCTCAGGAAAAGTGTCGCCAGATAACCATTAACCTTTGCAAACAAAGAAACAGAAGAATTGCTGCAATTTCTTTGGACCTACCATTTCTCAGATGGTTTATAAGaacattgtttgatttgtagccaGCAAAAGACAGAAACAAGAACAATTGGCAGCCACGGAATTATAGGTTGAAGTATCGCAACATCAATTTAGT
This Musa acuminata AAA Group cultivar baxijiao chromosome BXJ1-2, Cavendish_Baxijiao_AAA, whole genome shotgun sequence DNA region includes the following protein-coding sequences:
- the LOC135581902 gene encoding protein C2-DOMAIN ABA-RELATED 11-like isoform X1, whose protein sequence is MEEEAAGLLKVIIVQGKNLAIRDFTSSDPYVVVKVGNQSAKTKVINSCLNPVWNEELIFTLKEPLGILNLEVFDRDRFKSDDKMGHAFLDLQPLLSASKLKRALQLTSGETKLRKVAPDCDNCLLASSCITYVNGEIVMDACLRLCDVESGELYVTIKWIDHPSSAVAPVKKA
- the LOC135581902 gene encoding protein C2-DOMAIN ABA-RELATED 11-like isoform X2, with protein sequence MEEEAAGLLKVIIVQGKNLAIRDFTSSDPYVVVKVGNQEVFDRDRFKSDDKMGHAFLDLQPLLSASKLKRALQLTSGETKLRKVAPDCDNCLLASSCITYVNGEIVMDACLRLCDVESGELYVTIKWIDHPSSAVAPVKKA